A single region of the Lotus japonicus ecotype B-129 chromosome 4, LjGifu_v1.2 genome encodes:
- the LOC130712890 gene encoding uncharacterized protein LOC130712890, producing the protein MDLSQDNLYQVLCHAPAYLLCKLKSVSSEVDFAREPNFCRQQARNMLQQGDMHIFGFLDIAAPLGLDLYHLFDNGPSPGLPIQFLELFNRHWRILNSWNGLVVVEFERIEVTPPTSCLCNPVTGSWALLKSPMEEYDNPHELQMHIVIFPTDTHGNDSKLICINGAHSRWGPPYVMKEYNPVKNNWEVLENNIEFGARPLDLDQVAVLNDSLYMMSDNFDYGEEQVWPPSPLPYIVQYSPVEKNGNILPLPAEAVHNPFHGAYRVFKWGSR; encoded by the coding sequence ATGGATTTGAGTCAAGATAACCTGTATCAGGTGTTATGCCATGCACCCGCATACCTTCTGTGTAAGCTTAAGAGTGTATCTTCAGAAGTAGATTTTGCGAGGGAGCCTAATTTTTGCCGTCAACAAGCCCGCAACATGCTTCAACAGGGCGACATGCACATTTTCGGTTTCCTTGACATCGCAGCACCTTTGGGGCTGGACCTGTATCATTTATTCGATAATGGTCCTTCACCAGGATTACCAATTCAATTCTTGGAATTATTTAACAGACATTGGAGAATCCTCAATTCCTGGAACGGGTTGGTAGTGGTTGAATTTGAGAGAATAGAAGTAACGCCACCAACGTCGTGCTTATGCAACCCCGTGACCGGTTCATGGGCCCTCCTAAAATCTCCCATGGAAGAGTACGACAATCCTCATGAACTTCAAATGCATATCGTCATCTTTCCAACTGACACACATGGAAACGATTCCAAGTTGATATGCATTAACGGAGCTCACAGTCGGTGGGGTCCCCCATATGTGATGAAGGAATATAACCCCGTTAAAAATAACTGGGAAGTATTGGAAAATAACATTGAGTTCGGGGCTAGGCCGCTCGATCTTGACCAAGTGGCAGTCCTTAATGATAGTTTGTACATGATGTCAGATAATTTCGATTACGGCGAGGAACAGGTTTGGCCGCCGTCTCCATTGCCGTACATAGTGCAATATTCCCCCGTCGAAAAAAATGGTAACATTCTACCTCTCCCTGCTGAGGCTGTTCATAATCCTTTTCATGGTGCATACCGGGTCTTCAAATGGGGTAGCCGATGA